A part of Setaria viridis chromosome 8, Setaria_viridis_v4.0, whole genome shotgun sequence genomic DNA contains:
- the LOC117834419 gene encoding uncharacterized protein has protein sequence MVAYCNVVRKLENKFDGLELNHVARRFNEVADELAKAVSGRKPVPDGIFVSDQFKPSIHYQEPRRVGDAPLAPDSSPNPGEVGNAPPIPSSSADPDEVGDAPPALDSEADPSDPEVMEIDADPELYKRSDTNILPRCIPIEQGKALIQDIHAGSCGHHATPRTLVGNAFRQDFYWPMAVADATHVVRTCEGCQFFTRQTLLPTQAFQTIPITWPFMGLKPRIFDCLKRFSGRWVAELPAVLWSLRTTPCRATGFAPFFMVYGSKAILPTNLEYGSPRVKAYDEQGN, from the exons atggtaGCCTACTGCAATGTAGTCCGCAAGCTCGAaaacaagttcgacgggctagagctcaaccacgtcgcaaggcgtttCAACGAGGTGGCTGACGAACTGGCAAAGGCGGTATCCGGCCGAAAGCCCGTACCCGACGGcatcttcgtcagcgaccagttcaagccctcGATCCATTACCAGGAACCAAGgagggtcggcgacgcgccactTGCCCCGGACTCGAGCCCCAacccgggagaggtcggcaatGCGCCACCTATCCCGAGCTCGAGCGCCGACCCAGACGAGGTCGGTGATGCTCCACCTGCCTTGGATTCGgaggccgacccctccgaccccgaggtcatggagatcgatgcGGACCCA gagctctacaagcggagcGACACCAACATCCTCccgcgctgcatcccgatcgagcagggaaaggcgctgattcAGGACATCCATGCCGGatcctgcggccaccacgccacgccaagaaccctcgttgggAACGCCTTCCGGCAGGACTTCTACTGGCCGATGGCGGTCGCTgacgccacccacgtggtccgcacctgcgaagggtgccaattcttcacgcGCCAAACTCTTCTGCCCACACAGGCattccagaccatccccattaCGTGGCCCTTCATG GGTCTCAAACCACGGATCTTCGACTGCCTCAAAAGGTTCAGCGGccggtgggtcgcggagctccccgcggTCTTATGGAGTCTAAGGACGACCCCCTGTAGGGCGACTGGCTTcgccccgttcttcatggtttatGGGTCcaaggcaatcctccccaccaaCCTTGAGTACGGAtcaccgagggtcaaggcatatgATGAACAAGGGAACTAG